One Pseudomonas rhizophila DNA window includes the following coding sequences:
- a CDS encoding DUF721 domain-containing protein yields the protein MAFRPLPAKVPAVLLREAKPLKAIFGHAKRLGHLQRLLDSQLQPAAREHCHVASWREGSLLLIVTDGHWATRLRYQQKRLLRQLQAFEEFAGLTRILFKVQPPTVQVAVKGHTLDLSTDAAATIQATADGITDPNLRAALERLAAHARPKD from the coding sequence ATGGCCTTTCGCCCTCTTCCAGCCAAGGTTCCCGCCGTTCTGCTGCGCGAAGCCAAACCGCTGAAAGCCATCTTCGGCCACGCCAAACGACTGGGTCACTTGCAGCGCCTGCTGGACAGCCAACTACAGCCCGCCGCTCGCGAGCACTGCCACGTGGCCTCCTGGCGCGAAGGCAGCCTGCTGCTGATCGTCACGGACGGTCACTGGGCCACGCGCTTGCGCTATCAGCAAAAGCGCCTGCTGAGGCAATTGCAGGCGTTCGAGGAATTTGCCGGCCTGACGCGGATTCTGTTCAAGGTACAACCGCCCACGGTGCAAGTCGCCGTCAAGGGGCACACGCTGGACTTGTCCACCGACGCAGCCGCCACCATCCAGGCCACCGCCGATGGCATCACCGACCCCAACCTGCGGGCGGCGCTGGAGCGGTTGGCGGCACATGCGCGGCCCAAGGATTGA